The Litchfieldia alkalitelluris genome has a window encoding:
- a CDS encoding 4Fe-4S dicluster domain-containing protein codes for MNKIMYLEFERCIGCRSCQAACRECGDHDAKERNYVEYVDFMESRQTFPMLCMQCKDPACARVCPANAIQITEEGVVLSAMEEKCIGCRNCTFGCPFGIPKFDFEENKMYKCDMCYDRSKHDIAPMCASVCPSDAIRFIDFDEMQALRRKRTQMNLVEGKKPQEGNKWQYVPEFFGVYSD; via the coding sequence ATGAATAAAATAATGTATTTAGAATTTGAGAGATGCATTGGTTGTCGTTCTTGTCAGGCAGCGTGCCGCGAGTGTGGAGACCATGATGCAAAGGAACGAAACTATGTTGAATATGTTGATTTTATGGAAAGTAGACAAACGTTTCCGATGCTGTGTATGCAGTGCAAAGACCCAGCATGTGCGAGAGTTTGTCCAGCAAATGCAATCCAAATAACAGAAGAGGGTGTTGTTCTTTCAGCAATGGAAGAAAAATGTATTGGATGCCGTAACTGTACGTTTGGCTGTCCATTTGGAATACCAAAATTCGATTTCGAAGAAAATAAAATGTATAAATGTGATATGTGTTATGACCGTTCTAAACATGATATTGCACCAATGTGTGCTTCTGTTTGTCCAAGTGATGCAATTAGGTTTATAGACTTTGACGAGATGCAGGCATTAAGAAGAAAGAGAACTCAAATGAACCTTGTTGAAGGAAAAAAACCACAAGAAGGTAATAAGTGGCAATATGTTCCAGAGTTCTTTGGTGTATACTCTGACTAA
- a CDS encoding tRNA (cytidine(34)-2'-O)-methyltransferase yields MGINVVLYQPEIPLNTANIALTCIATNSVLHLIRPLSFSTDEKMLKAAGIDFWDKVNVRYYDSIDDFYELNPIGDFFFIENFGDGRHTDFDYSKHDKEYFFIFGRETDGIPLEIIEKYKDKCLRIPMTVNVRSLNLSNTAAILVYEALRQQGYPNLN; encoded by the coding sequence ATGGGAATAAATGTTGTGTTATACCAACCTGAAATACCCTTAAACACAGCAAATATAGCGTTAACCTGTATTGCAACAAATTCAGTGTTACATTTAATCCGTCCACTGAGTTTTTCAACGGATGAAAAGATGTTGAAAGCGGCTGGTATTGATTTTTGGGATAAAGTAAATGTTCGCTATTATGATTCTATAGATGATTTTTATGAGTTAAATCCAATCGGGGATTTCTTCTTTATTGAAAATTTCGGGGATGGAAGACATACAGATTTTGATTATAGCAAACATGATAAAGAATATTTTTTCATTTTCGGACGTGAAACAGATGGTATTCCATTAGAGATCATTGAAAAGTACAAAGACAAATGCTTAAGAATCCCGATGACAGTGAATGTACGCTCACTTAATTTATCAAATACTGCGGCCATTCTTGTATATGAAGCATTAAGACAGCAGGGGTACCCGAATTTAAACTAG
- the deoD gene encoding purine-nucleoside phosphorylase: MSVHIEAKPNEIAETILLPGDPLRAKYIAETFLEDATCYNNVRGMLGFTGTYKGNRISVQGTGMGVPSISIYVNELIQSYNVQNLIRVGTCGAIQKDVKVRDVILAMTSSTDSQMNRLTFGGVDYSPTASFDLLKNAYDVGVKKGLNLKVGNVFTADQFYNDNAELEKWASYGILAVEMETTALYTLAAKFNRKALSVLTVSDHILTGEETTSEERQVTFNDMIEVALDAAIMK, translated from the coding sequence GTGAGTGTACATATTGAAGCAAAACCAAATGAAATAGCAGAAACAATTTTACTTCCTGGAGATCCACTTAGAGCAAAATACATTGCAGAAACCTTTCTGGAAGATGCTACTTGCTACAACAATGTGCGTGGAATGTTAGGGTTTACGGGAACATATAAAGGAAATCGTATTTCTGTACAAGGAACAGGTATGGGTGTACCATCGATTTCAATTTATGTAAATGAACTTATCCAAAGTTATAATGTTCAAAATTTAATAAGAGTGGGAACATGTGGCGCAATTCAAAAGGATGTTAAAGTCCGTGATGTCATTTTAGCAATGACTTCATCAACAGATTCTCAAATGAATCGACTAACCTTTGGTGGAGTAGATTATTCTCCAACCGCATCATTTGACTTATTAAAAAATGCTTATGACGTAGGTGTTAAAAAAGGGTTAAACTTGAAGGTAGGAAACGTGTTCACTGCTGACCAGTTTTACAATGATAATGCAGAATTAGAAAAATGGGCATCTTATGGTATACTTGCTGTAGAAATGGAAACAACTGCACTATATACACTAGCTGCAAAATTTAATCGCAAAGCATTATCGGTACTAACTGTAAGTGATCACATCCTTACTGGTGAAGAAACGACCTCTGAAGAAAGACAAGTAACTTTTAACGACATGATTGAAGTAGCACTAGACGCAGCAATTATGAAGTAG
- the fdhF gene encoding formate dehydrogenase subunit alpha: MSQYLVKEGVKNLVKPGEKLVTTHCCYCGMQCGMHIRVNEKSGKVVGVEPRYDWPVTKGKMCPKGVTAYQTVDHKERILKPLIKKNGKFVESSWEEALDVIESNYKRLQKEYGKDSLSVFGGVSMTNEKCYLVGKYARVALGTKYIDYNGRFCMSSAAGGALKTLGIDRGSTLPWTELEHSDCFFIAGSNTAECHPTSIQWFWKAKDKGAKLIVADPRETPTARVADVHLDLKPGTDSALANGILHLLIREGYVDNQYVSERCNNFEELKESVKHWTPQLTSEITGVDKDKIIKAAHIYGMSEKSVVMFARGAEQQSKGVDNVSLYTSMALLRGQIGKFASGVATFTGQGNGQGGREHGQKSDLLPGYRKITDPEAVKYISSVWGIDPKDMPGPGVSAYEMFDEIQNGNIRAMHVMCSNPAVSAPNVEYIWEGFKKLDFMVVSDFFLSETAEFADVVLPATSWAEDEGTTTNLEGRVIRIRKVCEPLGESKTDWEIMCAIAKRMGKEPHFSYKNAREIFEEFRIATKGGKADYYGITWERIDKEDGVFWPCPSEDHPGTPTMFKEKFGTPDGKANLPAVAWKEPGEIPSSKYPHILTTGRVVFHYLSGSQTRRVDFLMEQCPVPYTEMHPELASQYNLSNGDKVKLITPRSEMILDVKLTKAIRKDTVFVPYHWGKELSVNKLTNPSLDPTSRMPEFKVCAVKIEKV; encoded by the coding sequence ATGAGTCAGTATTTAGTAAAAGAAGGCGTTAAAAATTTAGTTAAACCCGGAGAAAAGCTGGTTACTACCCATTGTTGTTACTGTGGAATGCAGTGTGGGATGCATATTCGCGTAAATGAAAAATCAGGGAAAGTTGTCGGTGTTGAGCCACGTTACGACTGGCCTGTTACTAAAGGGAAAATGTGTCCAAAAGGAGTAACTGCTTATCAAACGGTCGACCATAAAGAAAGAATTCTTAAGCCACTTATCAAGAAGAATGGTAAGTTTGTTGAGTCATCATGGGAAGAAGCTTTAGATGTTATTGAGTCTAATTATAAAAGGCTCCAAAAGGAATATGGCAAAGATTCACTGTCGGTTTTTGGTGGAGTTTCAATGACGAATGAAAAGTGCTATCTAGTAGGTAAATACGCGAGGGTTGCACTAGGTACTAAATATATAGACTATAATGGTAGATTCTGTATGAGTTCAGCAGCGGGTGGAGCGCTAAAAACATTAGGTATCGATAGAGGATCAACGTTACCTTGGACTGAACTTGAGCATTCAGATTGCTTTTTTATTGCAGGATCAAATACAGCTGAATGTCATCCAACTAGTATTCAATGGTTCTGGAAAGCAAAGGACAAGGGAGCGAAATTAATTGTTGCCGATCCTAGAGAAACACCAACAGCTAGAGTGGCAGATGTTCATTTGGACCTTAAACCTGGAACAGATTCTGCCTTAGCAAATGGTATTCTTCATTTATTAATCCGTGAAGGATATGTGGATAATCAATATGTAAGTGAGCGTTGTAATAACTTTGAAGAACTTAAGGAATCGGTGAAGCATTGGACACCACAATTAACATCAGAGATTACTGGTGTGGATAAAGATAAGATTATTAAGGCAGCGCATATTTATGGAATGTCTGAAAAATCAGTTGTTATGTTTGCACGTGGTGCTGAGCAACAATCAAAAGGTGTAGATAATGTTTCACTGTATACCTCAATGGCATTGTTAAGAGGGCAAATTGGGAAATTCGCCTCAGGTGTTGCCACTTTCACCGGACAAGGGAATGGTCAAGGTGGCCGTGAACATGGGCAAAAATCTGATTTACTTCCAGGTTATAGAAAAATTACAGATCCTGAAGCTGTTAAGTACATTTCAAGCGTTTGGGGTATCGATCCAAAAGATATGCCAGGACCTGGTGTTTCAGCATATGAAATGTTTGATGAAATCCAAAACGGGAACATTCGTGCGATGCACGTGATGTGTAGTAATCCTGCTGTGTCAGCTCCAAATGTAGAATACATTTGGGAAGGCTTTAAAAAGCTAGATTTCATGGTTGTAAGTGATTTCTTCTTATCAGAAACAGCTGAATTTGCTGATGTTGTTCTCCCAGCAACATCGTGGGCTGAAGATGAAGGGACAACAACAAATCTTGAGGGAAGAGTTATACGTATTCGTAAAGTATGTGAGCCACTTGGTGAGTCAAAAACCGATTGGGAAATTATGTGTGCAATTGCGAAAAGAATGGGGAAAGAACCTCATTTCTCTTATAAAAATGCAAGAGAAATATTTGAAGAGTTCCGGATAGCAACTAAAGGTGGAAAAGCCGATTATTATGGAATAACGTGGGAACGTATTGATAAAGAGGATGGGGTGTTCTGGCCATGTCCTTCAGAAGATCATCCAGGGACACCAACAATGTTTAAAGAAAAATTCGGTACACCAGATGGTAAAGCAAACCTTCCGGCAGTTGCTTGGAAGGAACCTGGGGAAATTCCAAGTAGTAAGTACCCACACATTTTAACAACAGGAAGAGTGGTTTTCCACTATTTATCAGGTAGTCAAACTAGACGTGTTGACTTTTTAATGGAGCAATGTCCAGTGCCATATACGGAAATGCACCCGGAGCTTGCAAGTCAATATAATCTATCTAACGGAGATAAAGTAAAACTTATCACTCCAAGATCAGAAATGATTTTAGATGTAAAACTAACCAAAGCAATTAGAAAAGATACAGTCTTTGTACCGTACCATTGGGGGAAAGAGCTTTCTGTAAATAAGCTGACAAACCCAAGCCTAGATCCAACGTCTAGGATGCCAGAATTTAAAGTGTGCGCTGTGAAAATAGAGAAGGTTTAA
- a CDS encoding YozD family protein produces MKEIEVVIDTEEIAEFFYNELIKRGYVPEEGELDDLADITFDYLIEKCIIDEEDSENE; encoded by the coding sequence GTGAAAGAAATTGAAGTCGTTATTGACACGGAAGAAATAGCGGAGTTCTTTTACAATGAACTCATTAAAAGAGGGTATGTTCCAGAAGAAGGGGAATTAGATGATTTAGCTGATATAACCTTCGATTACTTAATAGAAAAATGTATTATTGATGAAGAAGACTCAGAAAATGAATAG
- a CDS encoding MFS transporter, with amino-acid sequence MKTFERSFYSKTSMHVFIVTLILFLSMWLSTDMFTDIDMALMGYIISSFIFAIGLTVRISSFLIRPATAQIVKRSFTNMKKQKRVKRNVKSILITLVENIILQKFIFKRGIYRGVQHFLIAWGCIGSFAITFGLTFGWLRFDLIDPETYQIVAFNIPTMKMAAHGLFAELVYNGLNITALMVLIGVSMALARRLVNKDVRVTQRVEFDLLPLYILLAVTVSGLVLTVSYHFLGGWMHHYLTLVHQVTVVIMLIYFPYGKLFHLPIRPLATAVPMNYQETLKVDTRECKKCGSPYSSDDQIADVKQILNVQSFDLKLDDGSYLADYCLPCRRRIRVMKQLNIESVPGNPYAPINTLNDIHMSGFGKRRSDEFYNLPEKEKNEIVK; translated from the coding sequence GTGAAAACGTTTGAACGTTCTTTCTATTCTAAGACAAGTATGCATGTATTTATCGTAACGTTAATCTTATTTCTTTCAATGTGGCTAAGTACGGACATGTTTACAGACATTGATATGGCTTTAATGGGTTATATCATTTCGTCTTTTATTTTCGCAATTGGGTTAACGGTTAGAATAAGTTCATTTCTTATAAGACCCGCAACTGCCCAAATAGTTAAAAGAAGCTTTACTAATATGAAGAAGCAAAAAAGGGTTAAGAGAAATGTTAAATCAATTTTAATAACACTCGTTGAAAACATTATTTTACAAAAATTCATTTTCAAAAGAGGTATTTATAGAGGGGTTCAACATTTTTTAATTGCTTGGGGATGTATTGGGTCATTTGCTATTACGTTCGGATTAACCTTTGGATGGTTACGATTTGATCTCATTGACCCAGAAACTTATCAAATAGTTGCGTTTAATATCCCAACTATGAAAATGGCTGCACATGGACTATTCGCGGAGTTAGTTTATAACGGTTTAAATATTACCGCATTGATGGTATTGATTGGTGTAAGTATGGCTCTTGCTAGAAGGTTGGTTAATAAGGATGTCAGAGTGACACAAAGAGTTGAGTTCGATTTACTGCCGCTATATATATTACTTGCTGTTACAGTATCTGGGCTAGTATTAACCGTTTCATACCATTTTCTAGGTGGCTGGATGCATCACTACCTAACACTGGTTCATCAAGTAACTGTAGTAATTATGTTAATCTATTTTCCTTATGGAAAACTATTTCACCTTCCAATTAGACCACTGGCAACAGCAGTACCAATGAACTACCAAGAGACACTAAAAGTTGATACAAGAGAATGTAAAAAGTGCGGTAGTCCTTATAGTAGTGATGATCAAATTGCAGATGTTAAACAGATTTTAAATGTTCAAAGCTTTGATTTAAAGCTTGATGATGGTTCCTATTTAGCTGATTATTGCCTTCCATGTAGAAGAAGAATCAGAGTAATGAAACAATTGAATATTGAATCTGTACCAGGAAATCCATATGCACCTATTAATACATTAAACGATATTCATATGTCTGGATTTGGGAAAAGAAGGTCAGATGAATTTTATAATTTACCGGAAAAAGAAAAAAATGAAATCGTGAAGTAA
- a CDS encoding YozE family protein → MRKSFYHFMLKFRNEKGKDDLSLFANNMYLDHGFPKNISDYHEISTYLEFNGHYINSMTIFDKAWEIYENEQG, encoded by the coding sequence ATGCGAAAATCATTTTATCATTTTATGTTAAAATTTAGAAACGAAAAGGGTAAAGATGATCTAAGCCTATTTGCAAATAATATGTATTTAGATCATGGATTCCCTAAAAATATATCCGATTATCACGAGATAAGTACCTACCTTGAATTCAATGGACATTATATAAATAGTATGACCATATTTGATAAGGCGTGGGAAATATATGAGAATGAACAAGGGTGA
- a CDS encoding class I SAM-dependent methyltransferase produces the protein MNKYLDFLALFGIGGAHPGGFNLTKKIFQLERLKSSTMVLDIGCGTGQSAAHLKHKYNCEVTAIDSHPLMLQKAKSRMETLGLDVKLFENNAEDLTFGDNQFDYVLSESVLSFTKAEKSLKEISRVLKPGGILIAIEMTNEGNLTNDQKKELQSFYGIKQIYDELEWKQTIKKAGFSEVKVKDDQFMLTDENEVNGSEFQLSPDIPPKYVEILDQHEFYTLKYKNQLGYRIYRCVL, from the coding sequence ATGAATAAATATTTAGACTTTCTAGCTTTATTTGGGATTGGCGGAGCCCATCCTGGAGGATTTAATTTAACAAAAAAAATCTTTCAATTGGAAAGATTAAAAAGTTCAACAATGGTGCTTGATATAGGTTGCGGTACAGGTCAGTCAGCTGCTCATCTAAAACATAAATACAATTGTGAGGTCACTGCAATTGACAGTCACCCTCTTATGCTTCAAAAGGCAAAATCACGTATGGAGACTCTAGGACTTGATGTGAAATTATTTGAAAATAATGCGGAAGATTTAACTTTTGGGGATAATCAATTTGATTATGTGTTATCGGAGTCTGTTTTATCATTTACGAAGGCTGAAAAATCTTTAAAAGAAATATCAAGAGTGCTGAAGCCCGGAGGCATACTAATAGCCATTGAGATGACAAACGAGGGAAACTTAACAAATGATCAAAAGAAGGAATTGCAAAGTTTTTATGGAATCAAGCAAATATATGATGAACTAGAATGGAAACAAACAATAAAGAAGGCTGGTTTTTCAGAGGTCAAAGTAAAAGATGATCAGTTTATGCTGACAGACGAAAATGAGGTAAACGGTTCAGAATTTCAATTATCACCAGACATCCCCCCAAAATATGTTGAGATACTTGATCAGCATGAATTTTATACATTAAAATACAAAAATCAGTTAGGTTATCGAATATATAGATGCGTTTTATAA
- a CDS encoding M15 family metallopeptidase — MKKMYKRILLCFLIGLLVLSLTGCNFNLLRYIEHRTEDQTQLDNEEVRPSDEVNDSVNIDEEDEEKSAQEDNELEDTEEPVEDEWVLDEEYFNETNIDDGLAIIINPENILSLVNKDYTLPSNYIPNNLVTPDVPFSFGNQDVPKRYIRAEAASALEELFAGAEKANIEIYAVSGYRSYVTQEAIYNAQVRKTGEADLANQLVALPGQSEHQTGLAMDISSKAVNTQLIEEFGDTKEGKWLAKHAHLYGFIIRYPKGKEDITGYQYEPWHVRYVGKEIAKTIFENDITLEEYFEKVKKI; from the coding sequence GTGAAAAAAATGTATAAACGAATTCTACTTTGCTTTTTAATAGGACTTCTTGTTCTAAGTTTAACTGGTTGTAATTTTAACCTATTAAGATACATAGAGCACCGAACCGAAGATCAAACGCAACTGGATAATGAAGAGGTTAGACCTTCTGATGAGGTTAATGATTCCGTAAATATTGATGAAGAGGACGAAGAAAAAAGTGCACAGGAAGATAATGAGCTAGAGGACACAGAAGAACCTGTCGAGGATGAATGGGTATTAGATGAAGAGTATTTTAATGAAACGAACATAGATGACGGTTTGGCTATTATTATTAATCCTGAAAACATATTGTCACTAGTTAATAAGGATTATACGTTACCGAGCAATTATATTCCGAATAATCTTGTCACTCCAGATGTTCCGTTTTCTTTTGGTAATCAAGATGTTCCAAAACGATATATAAGGGCAGAGGCAGCTAGTGCTTTAGAGGAATTATTTGCTGGTGCAGAGAAGGCTAATATTGAGATATATGCTGTATCTGGATATCGCTCTTATGTTACTCAAGAAGCAATATATAATGCGCAGGTTCGTAAGACAGGTGAAGCTGACCTAGCTAATCAACTTGTAGCACTTCCTGGACAAAGTGAACATCAAACAGGACTAGCTATGGATATAAGTAGTAAAGCAGTAAATACCCAATTGATTGAAGAATTTGGCGATACAAAAGAAGGGAAATGGCTAGCAAAGCATGCTCATTTATATGGATTTATTATCAGGTATCCTAAAGGAAAAGAAGATATCACGGGATATCAATATGAACCATGGCATGTGCGATATGTTGGGAAAGAGATTGCGAAAACAATCTTTGAAAATGATATAACCTTGGAAGAGTATTTTGAAAAGGTTAAGAAGATTTAG
- a CDS encoding DUF2515 family protein → MKCVSSCLNKLKRQLHSNERNELRVATNEELQQIEKELSISIQKENNPILLIETEREIVQKIRRKTIEHNRNNITRTDAYLNFYKAHPEVHWTFLAHMVSRNAGWNMTDLKGDMVGELIPDSTKKNFFNFLERANALIFHDVYPQLLLYEYSKKHRKSYFHLLKIFNVSLFMKPIWEMFLKMKNSKLLTVALIINEQNYIEARVINHPSFIEILDSIQFKLQDLLGFSVVVFPYNRKTFYRKTQRLLAGITVRNFQSLPERILIGKKLYSILFQDKKIFNGVTDFAFSRYHTGSREDYWAHIFSSNHLQKGESIIYSPTLEEVWPDIEHQFVDKKDWFSSFAHLNQLQNIPVIKDSDITDDYIENLLKIYSIESIKNLII, encoded by the coding sequence ATGAAATGTGTTTCGTCATGTCTTAATAAGCTTAAAAGACAACTACATTCAAACGAACGGAATGAGTTAAGAGTTGCAACGAACGAAGAATTACAGCAAATCGAAAAAGAATTAAGTATCTCGATACAAAAAGAGAACAATCCTATTCTTCTTATTGAAACAGAGAGAGAAATTGTTCAAAAAATAAGGAGGAAAACGATTGAACATAATCGTAATAATATTACTCGTACAGATGCATATTTAAACTTTTATAAAGCTCACCCTGAGGTGCATTGGACGTTTTTAGCTCATATGGTATCAAGAAATGCTGGGTGGAATATGACTGATTTAAAGGGAGATATGGTTGGTGAATTAATACCTGATTCAACCAAGAAGAATTTCTTTAATTTCCTAGAAAGAGCCAATGCGTTAATTTTTCATGATGTTTATCCTCAGCTTTTACTTTATGAATATAGTAAAAAACATCGAAAGTCATATTTTCATTTATTAAAAATCTTTAATGTGTCTCTATTTATGAAACCGATATGGGAAATGTTTTTAAAAATGAAGAATTCAAAATTACTAACAGTAGCACTGATTATCAATGAACAGAATTATATTGAAGCGAGAGTAATCAATCATCCATCATTTATTGAAATCCTTGATTCAATTCAATTTAAGCTTCAAGATCTGTTAGGTTTTAGTGTTGTAGTGTTTCCTTATAATCGAAAAACGTTTTATAGAAAAACCCAGCGTCTTCTTGCAGGAATCACTGTGAGGAACTTTCAATCCTTACCTGAAAGAATTCTTATCGGTAAAAAATTATACAGTATACTTTTTCAAGACAAAAAAATTTTTAATGGAGTAACTGATTTTGCTTTTTCTAGGTATCATACCGGCTCAAGGGAAGACTATTGGGCACATATCTTTTCAAGTAACCATTTACAAAAGGGAGAATCTATTATTTATAGCCCCACTCTTGAGGAAGTATGGCCAGATATAGAGCATCAATTTGTTGATAAGAAAGACTGGTTTTCTTCTTTCGCACATTTAAATCAATTACAGAACATTCCAGTAATAAAGGATTCAGATATTACTGACGACTATATAGAGAATTTGTTGAAGATTTATTCTATTGAAAGTATAAAAAATTTAATTATATAG
- a CDS encoding M42 family metallopeptidase — protein MFTLLKSLTNLHGPCGYEQPVSHFIKDYIQELVDEVSIDPIGNVIASKKGNKPGPKIIVTAHMDEIGFIVKKIENNGLIRFEKLGGHDDRILLAQKVKLRTRSGELLGVIGTMSAHFVKFDDASKVRKHQQLYIDIGAKSKQNALDLGVQIGDPITWATELELLGNEQTGRVVGKGLDDRAGCAVVIELLNNFKNSDFAGEVVALFTVQEEVGLRGAQVAARNVLADVAIAIDTTAVSDTPEETMDQSLLLGEGTGIKIIDFSLIAHPTVKNNLVSLAEKKEIRYQYEVFPGIGTDGGAVSLSNKGIPTGVLSIPSRYAHSPVEVIDLEDLAATVDLLTSFVLELNEESDFSF, from the coding sequence ATGTTTACTCTATTAAAATCATTAACAAATCTTCATGGTCCATGTGGCTATGAACAACCAGTGTCACATTTTATAAAAGATTACATACAAGAGTTAGTCGATGAAGTATCAATAGATCCAATTGGAAATGTTATAGCTTCAAAAAAAGGGAATAAGCCTGGACCAAAGATAATTGTAACTGCGCATATGGATGAAATCGGTTTTATTGTAAAAAAAATTGAGAATAATGGGCTGATTCGTTTTGAAAAATTAGGTGGTCATGATGACCGAATTCTTTTAGCACAGAAGGTAAAGTTACGCACTAGGAGTGGTGAATTATTGGGCGTTATCGGAACTATGTCTGCACATTTTGTCAAATTTGATGATGCTTCTAAGGTAAGGAAGCATCAACAGCTTTATATTGACATTGGTGCAAAGTCGAAGCAAAACGCACTAGATCTTGGAGTCCAAATTGGTGACCCAATAACATGGGCAACTGAATTGGAGTTATTAGGTAACGAACAAACAGGAAGAGTAGTAGGTAAAGGACTAGATGATCGAGCTGGATGTGCAGTGGTTATTGAGCTCTTAAATAATTTTAAAAACAGTGATTTTGCTGGGGAAGTGGTTGCTTTATTTACTGTACAAGAAGAGGTTGGCTTAAGAGGTGCACAGGTGGCAGCAAGAAATGTATTGGCCGATGTAGCGATTGCGATTGATACAACTGCTGTTAGTGATACTCCCGAAGAAACAATGGATCAATCACTACTTTTAGGTGAAGGAACAGGTATAAAAATTATTGACTTTAGTTTAATTGCACACCCAACTGTGAAAAATAATCTTGTAAGTTTAGCAGAGAAAAAAGAAATTCGATATCAATACGAAGTGTTCCCAGGGATCGGGACAGACGGTGGTGCGGTATCGTTGAGCAATAAAGGAATTCCGACTGGAGTTTTGTCGATTCCTTCAAGATATGCTCATTCACCAGTTGAAGTCATTGATTTAGAAGACTTAGCAGCAACTGTAGATTTACTGACTTCCTTTGTATTAGAACTAAATGAAGAAAGTGATTTTTCATTTTAA
- a CDS encoding GNAT family N-acetyltransferase, with product MTILIHSEISVRPYQAEIDSIKLYKAHQESFKDTRDFSPLPYDESMKQKSTANYDQSFWFVAYAEDELVGFIICKIFDGKDIYVDLLGVKRPWRKHGIGLALLNTVFRESFRRGNKTVLISVDSNSLTRANQLYERAGFKTVFEVAMFQKMIYY from the coding sequence GTGACTATTTTAATTCATAGTGAGATTAGTGTTCGTCCATATCAAGCGGAAATAGATTCTATTAAACTTTATAAAGCACATCAAGAATCTTTCAAAGATACACGCGATTTCTCTCCCCTACCATATGACGAATCGATGAAACAAAAGAGTACTGCCAACTATGATCAAAGTTTCTGGTTTGTTGCATACGCAGAAGACGAATTAGTTGGTTTTATTATCTGTAAAATATTTGATGGTAAAGATATTTATGTGGATTTACTAGGTGTTAAGCGTCCGTGGCGCAAACATGGAATTGGGCTGGCTCTATTAAATACTGTATTCAGAGAATCTTTTCGACGTGGAAATAAAACGGTATTAATTTCAGTAGATTCTAATAGCCTCACAAGAGCTAATCAACTGTATGAACGTGCTGGCTTCAAGACGGTATTTGAAGTGGCTATGTTTCAAAAGATGATATATTATTAA
- a CDS encoding glycerophosphodiester phosphodiesterase: MRENILYFIVLMLFIFSTIPFYVEVNEINTKLLNIAHRGASGYAPENTISAFDKAIEMNVDYIELDVQMTKDGYLIVIHDPQVNRTTNGKGFIKDLTLNEIKRLDAGSWYSDDFKGEKIPTFKEILERYAEDVGLLIEIKNPSLYPGIELKVAEAISSYTSLTSSNIDIKIQSFDLTSLKALKVYLPNIESGLIVKRLISYRDLLSLSKNTDFINVQKRFISRHLVLQAHQLGLKIYAWTINDLQDLKFLLLLGIDGAIVDYPELIFQTRQIY, translated from the coding sequence ATGAGAGAAAACATTTTATACTTTATCGTGTTAATGCTTTTTATTTTTAGTACGATCCCCTTTTATGTCGAAGTAAACGAAATCAATACAAAACTTCTAAATATTGCGCACAGAGGAGCATCTGGCTATGCCCCGGAAAATACAATCTCAGCATTTGATAAAGCCATTGAAATGAACGTTGACTATATTGAGCTCGATGTTCAAATGACAAAGGATGGTTATCTTATTGTAATCCATGATCCTCAGGTCAATCGCACAACAAATGGTAAAGGATTTATTAAGGACTTGACATTGAATGAAATTAAAAGACTGGATGCGGGCAGCTGGTACAGTGATGATTTTAAAGGTGAAAAAATACCAACTTTCAAAGAAATATTAGAAAGGTATGCTGAAGATGTTGGCCTATTAATAGAAATAAAAAACCCTTCCTTATATCCAGGAATAGAACTAAAAGTCGCAGAAGCAATATCGTCATATACTTCCCTCACAAGCAGCAACATTGATATAAAAATTCAATCTTTTGACCTCACCTCACTGAAAGCTTTAAAAGTATATCTTCCTAACATTGAATCAGGACTTATTGTAAAACGATTAATAAGCTATAGAGATCTATTAAGCCTCTCAAAGAATACAGATTTTATCAATGTACAAAAACGGTTCATCTCAAGACATTTAGTCCTACAGGCACATCAACTTGGTCTTAAGATTTATGCCTGGACAATAAATGATCTACAAGATTTAAAGTTTTTACTATTATTAGGAATTGATGGCGCCATTGTTGATTATCCAGAGCTTATCTTTCAGACGAGACAAATTTACTAA